The following coding sequences are from one Rutidosis leptorrhynchoides isolate AG116_Rl617_1_P2 chromosome 11, CSIRO_AGI_Rlap_v1, whole genome shotgun sequence window:
- the LOC139874632 gene encoding uncharacterized protein, whose amino-acid sequence MREKLKTQDKLKHWEISQDCVLLCPMFNQIPDSRDHLFFNCPFSSQVWSRSKQWMDFPIFSDTWRDFMLLVSPFAKRNVARIIVAKLLFAASVYMLWQERNNRFFKKKRRPCDQVSDVIYSVVRLKLMSIKWKITPQTLRLKSDWKIS is encoded by the coding sequence ATGAGGGAGAAGCTAAAGACTCAAGATAAGCTTAAACATTGGGAAATTAGCCAAGATTGTGTTCTTCTTTGCCCGATGTTTAATCAAATACCGGACTCTCGTGATCACCTCTTTTTCAATTGCCCATTCTCATCTCAAGTATGGTCGAGATCTAAGCAGTGGATGGACTTTCCTATCTTTAGTGATACGTGGAGAGACTTCATGTTGTTGGTGAGTCCTTTTGCTAAACGTAATGTGGCTCGAATTATTGTTGCTAAATTGTTGTTCGCGGCAAGTGTGTACATGCTTTGGCAAGAAAGAAATAATAGGTTCTTTAAGAAGAAAAGGAGACCATGCGACCAAGTGAGTGATGTTATTTATTCTGTGGTTCGCCTTAAGCTCATGTCTATTAAGTGGAAGATTACGCCTCAAACGCTTCGATTGAAATCGGATTGGAAGATATCTTAA